A window of the Streptomyces sp. JB150 genome harbors these coding sequences:
- a CDS encoding alanine racemase — protein sequence MTDLALDGAPVTGRTSALHPSDAPASLATTTPAYHYDLSAVRFAHERLRTWLPRPSELYYSLKANPHPAVVSALYALGCRAEVSSPGELDAALEAGVPPADILYTGPGKRDEDLDKALGAGVRDFAVDSEYGITQLDGAAARHGADVTYLLRVNPGGGSRGAGLRMTGSPSAFGADAEDIAARPERYTGGEHARIAGLHLYLATNIADEEALADSFGEAIGVARALCEALPVPLRTVDLGGGFAAPYARAGDLPAYPGLAERLTRELDAALPGWRRNAPTVAFESGRYLTATCGRLLTRVLDVKTSHGQRVVVLDAGINHLGGMAGLRRVPPLHPDVVRPDDTPTPDAGTATATATSTSTSTSTSTNDPHPDRPPADPTASPGPAMICGPLCTPLDTWARSHPLPAVVPGDLLAVPNTGAYGLHASLALFLGHPAPLEVVTDDGVVLRSDRLAFVRRDG from the coding sequence GTGACTGACCTCGCACTGGACGGCGCTCCGGTGACCGGCCGTACCTCGGCGCTCCACCCGTCCGACGCCCCCGCCTCGCTGGCCACCACGACACCGGCGTACCACTACGACCTGTCCGCGGTGCGCTTCGCCCACGAGCGGCTGCGGACCTGGCTGCCGCGGCCGAGCGAGCTGTACTACTCCCTGAAGGCCAACCCGCATCCGGCCGTGGTGTCCGCGCTGTACGCCCTCGGCTGCCGGGCCGAGGTCAGCTCGCCGGGCGAGCTGGACGCCGCCCTGGAGGCCGGGGTGCCGCCCGCCGACATCCTCTACACCGGCCCCGGCAAGCGTGACGAGGACCTGGACAAGGCGCTGGGCGCGGGAGTCCGCGACTTCGCCGTGGACTCCGAGTACGGCATCACCCAGCTGGACGGGGCCGCCGCCCGGCACGGCGCGGACGTCACCTACCTGCTGCGGGTCAACCCCGGCGGCGGCAGCCGCGGAGCCGGACTGCGCATGACCGGGAGCCCGTCGGCGTTCGGCGCCGACGCCGAGGACATCGCCGCTCGGCCCGAGCGGTACACGGGCGGCGAGCACGCGCGCATCGCCGGCCTCCACCTCTACCTGGCCACCAACATCGCCGACGAGGAGGCGCTCGCCGACTCCTTCGGCGAGGCGATCGGGGTGGCCCGCGCCCTGTGCGAGGCACTGCCGGTACCGCTGCGCACCGTCGACCTCGGTGGCGGTTTCGCCGCCCCGTACGCGCGCGCCGGGGACCTGCCCGCCTACCCGGGGCTCGCCGAGCGCCTGACGCGCGAGCTGGACGCGGCCCTGCCCGGCTGGCGGCGGAACGCGCCCACGGTGGCCTTCGAGTCGGGCCGCTACCTCACGGCCACCTGCGGGCGGCTGCTCACCCGCGTGCTGGACGTGAAGACCTCCCACGGCCAGCGGGTGGTCGTGCTGGACGCTGGCATCAACCACCTCGGCGGCATGGCCGGACTGCGCCGGGTGCCACCACTGCACCCCGATGTGGTCCGGCCGGACGACACTCCGACACCCGACGCCGGCACCGCCACCGCCACCGCCACCAGCACCAGCACCAGCACCAGCACCAGCACCAACGACCCCCACCCCGACCGGCCCCCGGCGGACCCCACCGCGTCCCCCGGCCCCGCCATGATCTGCGGCCCGCTGTGCACCCCGCTCGACACCTGGGCGCGCTCACACCCGCTGCCCGCCGTCGTCCCCGGCGACCTGCTGGCCGTACCCAACACCGGGGCGTACGGCCTGCACGCCAGCCTCGCGCTCTTCCTGGGCCACCCGGCCCCGCTGGAGGTCGTCACCGACGACGGCGTGGTGCTGCGCAGCGACCGGCTGGCCTTCGTCCGCCGCGACGGCTGA
- a CDS encoding phosphopantetheine-binding protein, which translates to MTTNDVLRALTPLISAHARHLPATASSALTADTRLEQDLRMDSMAIVHVLEDIEDTFGFAIPDERLAGVYTVGDLVDIVRSTSEAPERVA; encoded by the coding sequence ATGACCACGAACGACGTCCTGCGCGCCCTGACGCCCCTGATCAGCGCGCACGCCCGACACCTTCCCGCCACCGCCTCGTCCGCGCTGACCGCCGACACCCGACTGGAGCAGGACCTGCGCATGGACTCGATGGCGATCGTGCACGTCCTGGAGGACATCGAGGACACCTTCGGCTTCGCCATACCCGACGAGCGACTCGCCGGCGTCTACACGGTCGGCGACCTCGTGGACATCGTGCGCTCCACGTCCGAGGCGCCGGAGCGGGTCGCGTGA
- a CDS encoding acyl carrier protein, giving the protein MSAPVGPCAKASHHDGDPLVEAIRGIDTTALDCVQVNAAVLADARHGPGTHLALGGRTAFTPRAGAGGALPTVEEPAAERIERMGDVLGLSLVPGRPVSDGRALLDLLPEDGSPLYVVGDAFRMPWLPYHGHQHMEHSLLLRAVDGGARVEAVDAYDNETPYGRAEPVVCSYDRAQAAALFDGSPTLPVPVRGAPPARSPVPEILGRNAEDGRRLLAGDAPERYAAAFRDHPDQQEACAALLLETWLLSRSRRLHAAWAAHHLPGSPVASAAAERAAAWETLAGQCYLAARRVQRGRPVPPQIHPALAELLRADAESAVRAATEHPGEAMPHEPADVRQTVVHTVADILGASPEAVAATEDLSRLEGFASFQMVETVERLEEMYGVEFAPEDLDAAVLRSVEGLVGLVLRTTAGAEVAHA; this is encoded by the coding sequence GTGAGCGCGCCTGTGGGGCCCTGCGCGAAGGCCTCCCATCACGACGGCGACCCGCTCGTCGAGGCCATCCGCGGCATCGACACCACGGCACTGGACTGCGTGCAGGTCAACGCGGCCGTGCTGGCCGACGCACGCCACGGACCGGGCACCCACCTCGCACTCGGCGGCCGGACGGCGTTCACGCCGCGCGCCGGAGCCGGCGGAGCCCTCCCCACCGTCGAGGAGCCTGCCGCCGAGCGGATCGAGCGGATGGGCGACGTCCTCGGCCTGAGCCTGGTCCCCGGACGGCCCGTGTCGGACGGCCGGGCGCTGCTGGACCTGCTGCCCGAGGACGGCAGTCCGCTCTACGTCGTCGGCGACGCGTTCCGCATGCCGTGGCTGCCCTACCACGGCCACCAGCACATGGAACACAGCCTCCTGCTGCGGGCCGTGGACGGGGGCGCCCGCGTCGAGGCGGTGGACGCCTACGACAACGAGACGCCCTACGGCCGGGCGGAGCCGGTGGTGTGCTCGTACGACCGCGCCCAGGCGGCCGCGCTGTTCGACGGCTCGCCCACCCTCCCGGTGCCGGTGCGCGGCGCGCCGCCCGCCCGGTCGCCGGTGCCGGAGATCCTGGGCCGTAACGCCGAGGACGGCCGGCGGCTGCTGGCCGGTGACGCTCCCGAGCGCTATGCGGCTGCCTTCCGCGACCACCCGGACCAACAGGAGGCGTGCGCGGCCCTGCTGCTGGAGACCTGGCTGCTGAGCCGGTCACGGCGGCTGCACGCGGCCTGGGCCGCTCACCACCTGCCCGGGTCCCCCGTGGCGAGCGCCGCCGCCGAGCGGGCCGCCGCCTGGGAGACCCTGGCCGGCCAGTGCTACCTGGCCGCGCGCCGCGTGCAACGCGGCCGTCCCGTACCCCCGCAGATCCACCCCGCCCTCGCCGAACTGCTGCGCGCGGACGCGGAGTCCGCCGTGCGCGCGGCCACCGAGCATCCAGGAGAGGCCATGCCCCACGAGCCCGCAGACGTACGCCAGACGGTGGTGCACACCGTCGCCGACATCCTGGGCGCCAGCCCCGAGGCGGTCGCCGCCACCGAAGACCTGAGCCGCCTCGAGGGCTTCGCCTCCTTCCAGATGGTGGAGACGGTGGAACGTCTGGAGGAGATGTACGGGGTCGAGTTCGCGCCCGAGGACCTCGACGCGGCCGTCCTGCGCAGCGTCGAGGGGCTGGTCGGCCTCGTGCTGCGCACCACCGCGGGAGCGGAGGTGGCGCACGCGTGA
- a CDS encoding STAS domain-containing protein: protein MSEIRLSVSQRTTADGVHVVALAGAIDHTTAGVFHEALTLPPDSAPHAVIDFHHVTFMDSSGINVLVAAHNTARAHGGSLRLAAAPRRVLDLLHIVGLDTLLPLHPTLEEALAPPSTV from the coding sequence ATGAGCGAGATCCGCCTGTCCGTCTCCCAGCGCACCACCGCCGACGGCGTGCACGTCGTCGCCTTGGCCGGGGCCATCGACCACACCACGGCCGGTGTCTTCCATGAGGCCCTGACCCTGCCGCCCGACTCCGCCCCCCACGCGGTCATCGACTTCCACCACGTCACCTTCATGGACTCCAGCGGCATCAACGTCCTGGTCGCCGCCCACAACACCGCCCGCGCCCACGGCGGCTCACTGCGCCTGGCCGCCGCCCCCCGGCGCGTCCTCGACCTGCTGCACATCGTCGGCCTCGACACGCTCCTCCCCCTCCATCCCACCCTCGAAGAGGCCCTGGCACCCCCTTCCACCGTCTGA
- the ectA gene encoding diaminobutyrate acetyltransferase, with protein MNDPRTPLATLRTPRPADAPAVWRLVRDSDILDTNSLYYYHLWFRDFAATSVVAETDDGQVIGFVTAYIRPSRPDTLMAWQSAVDPAHRAPGLATRMMHELADRAAGLGATCVETTVNPGNRAVALMLRRFAHERGLDVHTEVLFTAEDFAGDEGHEAHPPEVLYRMTPAVPAPVPAASDSASASASDSASAPAPAVAAHAR; from the coding sequence ATGAACGACCCCCGCACGCCCCTCGCCACCCTGCGAACCCCACGCCCCGCGGACGCTCCGGCGGTCTGGCGACTGGTGCGCGACTCCGACATCCTCGACACCAACAGCCTGTACTACTACCACCTCTGGTTCCGTGACTTCGCCGCGACGTCCGTGGTCGCCGAGACGGACGACGGCCAGGTCATCGGCTTCGTCACCGCCTACATCCGCCCGTCGCGCCCCGACACGCTGATGGCCTGGCAGTCGGCTGTCGATCCCGCTCACCGGGCCCCGGGCCTGGCCACGCGGATGATGCACGAGCTGGCCGACCGGGCCGCCGGCCTGGGGGCCACCTGCGTGGAGACCACGGTCAACCCCGGCAACCGCGCCGTCGCCCTCATGCTGCGCAGGTTCGCCCACGAACGCGGCCTCGACGTCCACACCGAAGTCCTGTTCACCGCGGAGGACTTCGCCGGTGACGAGGGACACGAGGCCCATCCTCCGGAGGTGCTGTACCGCATGACCCCCGCCGTACCGGCCCCGGTCCCGGCCGCCTCCGACTCCGCCTCTGCTTCGGCCTCCGACTCCGCTTCCGCCCCCGCTCCCGCCGTCGCGGCGCACGCGCGATGA
- a CDS encoding 4'-phosphopantetheinyl transferase superfamily protein produces MPETVPLPSAVALPARRRPPAEAAGPPGAPGVRLWAPAPGVVVALAPADTVLGTPGAVRRLRPEEYRAAAGMAGWRAREHLAGRALLRLLLAEVAGEEDACAPVVPEPAGRPRLPGSPDTGVSVSHSGPYAAAAVAAGLDVGVDVQVPREPSAALLRRCCAPGTAARLASLPPERAALAFARIWTVQEACVKARGTGLAGAPWRVRAGPGGRAGTWGALRWRRPPWSGPGAGPVALACAFGPPAAHPAPPQDAPRGRRILAPRSS; encoded by the coding sequence TTGCCTGAGACCGTTCCCCTCCCGTCGGCCGTCGCGCTCCCCGCCCGGCGCCGGCCGCCCGCCGAGGCGGCCGGTCCGCCCGGTGCGCCCGGGGTCCGTCTGTGGGCACCGGCTCCCGGCGTCGTCGTCGCCCTGGCGCCCGCGGACACCGTGCTGGGCACACCGGGCGCCGTGCGGCGGTTGCGCCCGGAGGAGTACCGTGCGGCCGCCGGCATGGCCGGTTGGCGAGCCCGCGAGCACCTGGCCGGCCGGGCACTGCTGCGGCTGCTGCTCGCCGAGGTGGCCGGTGAAGAGGACGCCTGCGCCCCGGTGGTCCCCGAACCGGCCGGCCGCCCCCGGCTGCCCGGTTCCCCGGACACCGGAGTGAGCGTCTCGCACAGCGGCCCCTACGCGGCCGCCGCCGTCGCCGCGGGACTGGACGTCGGCGTCGACGTCCAGGTGCCGAGGGAACCCTCGGCCGCCCTGCTGCGCCGCTGCTGCGCACCCGGCACCGCGGCACGCCTGGCGAGCCTGCCGCCCGAGCGGGCAGCCCTCGCCTTCGCCCGGATCTGGACCGTGCAGGAGGCGTGCGTGAAGGCGCGCGGCACCGGTCTGGCCGGCGCGCCGTGGCGGGTGCGCGCCGGGCCGGGCGGCCGGGCCGGCACCTGGGGGGCGCTGCGGTGGAGGCGACCGCCCTGGTCCGGCCCGGGCGCCGGACCGGTCGCCCTGGCCTGCGCCTTCGGGCCGCCCGCAGCACACCCCGCGCCCCCACAGGACGCCCCCCGCGGCCGCCGGATCCTGGCGCCCCGATCGTCCTGA
- a CDS encoding BtrH N-terminal domain-containing protein has translation MRTDVTPPLSRGLSCYTENLAGYLAARAPARAGLVARAVRLAVDPATGRFSHHDRALDNLPGGRRLAYRGAPDADAALTGIAAELAARGRVLAVADSGFLPWLSGAADAHAPHLILVDGRTPDGGWHVVDGFTALFSGGGHQEPFAGELSGAELSALLAFPRGLSEVHRARNALAFGFPVATPAQETYQWLAEEEGTTAEHLPGGTWLTGAAALEETARLVLADLRGDGGRGVLEDVWAAAQHHMFRDAHLLAADGALSPQERRAVGATTAKWRELPRLLRFAANSARRGRPRPSLVTGAFAVLAELEAAASPLHAAHGYGVPTALADVASPAGQGS, from the coding sequence ATGCGTACCGATGTCACCCCTCCCCTCAGCCGGGGACTGAGCTGCTACACGGAGAACCTCGCCGGCTACCTGGCCGCGCGGGCGCCCGCCCGCGCCGGTCTGGTGGCCCGCGCCGTGCGGCTCGCGGTCGACCCGGCCACCGGCCGTTTCTCCCATCACGACCGCGCCCTGGACAACCTGCCCGGCGGGCGCAGGCTCGCGTACCGGGGCGCGCCCGACGCCGACGCGGCGCTCACCGGCATCGCCGCCGAACTGGCCGCGCGCGGCCGGGTGCTGGCGGTCGCCGACAGCGGCTTTCTGCCCTGGCTGTCCGGCGCGGCGGACGCCCACGCGCCCCACCTGATCCTCGTGGACGGCCGTACGCCCGACGGGGGCTGGCACGTGGTGGACGGCTTCACCGCCCTGTTCAGCGGCGGCGGACACCAGGAGCCGTTCGCCGGAGAGCTGTCCGGGGCGGAGCTGTCGGCCCTGCTGGCCTTTCCCCGGGGCCTGTCGGAGGTGCACCGCGCACGCAACGCGCTGGCCTTCGGCTTCCCCGTGGCCACCCCGGCGCAGGAGACGTATCAGTGGCTGGCCGAGGAGGAGGGCACGACCGCGGAACACCTGCCCGGCGGGACCTGGCTGACCGGGGCGGCCGCGCTGGAGGAGACCGCGCGGCTGGTGCTGGCGGACCTGCGGGGCGACGGCGGGCGGGGCGTGCTGGAGGACGTGTGGGCGGCGGCGCAGCACCACATGTTCCGCGACGCGCACCTGCTGGCCGCCGACGGCGCGCTGTCCCCGCAGGAGCGCCGGGCCGTCGGCGCCACGACCGCGAAGTGGCGCGAACTGCCGCGCCTGCTGCGCTTCGCGGCCAACTCGGCTCGCCGGGGCCGTCCCCGGCCGTCCCTGGTCACCGGCGCGTTCGCCGTCCTCGCGGAGCTGGAGGCGGCGGCCTCGCCGCTGCACGCCGCCCACGGCTACGGCGTGCCCACGGCGCTCGCCGACGTGGCGTCACCCGCCGGCCAGGGGAGCTGA
- a CDS encoding acyl-CoA dehydrogenase family protein, with the protein MKALDQALAERLTPVLHAVERHAAESDEKAAFPLDGLTAMRTSGFLGLLVPARYGGLGGSVSDLLAASQLIARHDMSAAMVFAMHGQQVAALVHHASEELRERVLPRVARGDLYLGSVTTEAGKGGHLLSSGTDTRRAGGLVELDRMAPIVTGGPHADAFLITVLAPGATSDSQVSLVYAEREQLDVQVLGGWDPLGMRGTHSVPMRLTGAVPHDQVVGAHGEFRRVMVDVFAPLAHLGWSACWLGTAAGALSRTLRLLRSPEERRRRDLKSELLLTRLSRARQRVDTVQAMLSHAADVYVSLSERERGGAPWQLLVNALKVTASEQCPAAVDELIELVGLRHGYLRHQPLGLERALRDLRSASLNYGNDRLHLANGSLSLLDQETTLA; encoded by the coding sequence GTGAAAGCGCTCGACCAGGCTCTCGCCGAGCGGCTGACGCCCGTGCTGCACGCGGTGGAGCGGCACGCCGCGGAGAGCGACGAGAAGGCGGCCTTCCCGCTGGACGGGCTGACCGCGATGCGCACCTCCGGCTTCCTCGGACTGCTGGTCCCGGCCCGCTACGGCGGCCTGGGCGGCTCGGTGTCCGATCTGCTCGCCGCCTCGCAACTGATCGCCCGTCACGACATGTCGGCCGCCATGGTGTTCGCCATGCACGGCCAGCAGGTCGCGGCGCTGGTCCACCACGCCTCCGAGGAACTGCGCGAACGGGTCCTGCCCCGCGTCGCCCGGGGCGACCTGTACCTGGGGTCGGTGACCACCGAGGCCGGCAAGGGCGGCCATCTGCTCAGCTCGGGCACGGACACCCGGCGCGCGGGTGGCCTCGTCGAACTGGACCGGATGGCGCCGATCGTCACCGGCGGCCCCCACGCCGACGCCTTCCTGATCACCGTCCTCGCGCCCGGCGCCACCTCCGACAGCCAGGTGTCGCTGGTCTACGCCGAGCGGGAGCAACTGGACGTGCAGGTCCTCGGCGGCTGGGACCCGCTGGGCATGCGCGGAACGCACAGTGTGCCGATGCGCCTCACCGGAGCGGTGCCGCACGACCAGGTCGTGGGCGCGCACGGCGAGTTCCGCCGGGTCATGGTCGACGTGTTCGCCCCGCTGGCCCACCTCGGCTGGAGCGCCTGCTGGCTGGGCACCGCGGCCGGAGCCCTCTCCCGGACCCTGCGGCTGCTGCGCAGCCCGGAGGAGCGCCGCCGCCGCGACCTGAAAAGCGAGCTGCTGCTGACCCGGCTGTCCCGGGCCCGCCAGCGCGTCGACACGGTCCAGGCGATGCTCAGCCACGCCGCCGACGTGTACGTCTCCCTGTCCGAGCGGGAACGGGGCGGCGCCCCTTGGCAGTTGCTGGTCAACGCCTTGAAGGTGACGGCCTCCGAGCAGTGCCCGGCCGCGGTGGACGAGCTGATCGAGCTGGTGGGGCTGCGCCACGGCTACCTCCGCCACCAGCCGCTCGGCCTGGAGCGCGCCCTGCGCGATCTGAGGTCCGCCTCGCTGAATTACGGCAACGACCGGCTGCACCTGGCGAACGGCTCGCTCAGTCTGCTGGACCAGGAGACCACCCTTGCCTGA
- a CDS encoding class I adenylate-forming enzyme family protein: MNTRSHATVLHELLDLPGAGADAPAVTCGEVTLTRAELVRAAHRCAAALRARGLRRGDRLVVTSDSGPVLVPLLFGASRLGVVFSVLHEQVRGDVLRHVLADCEPALAVAASPATRAAVREAGVAAVAPEDVDDLSRAAATDPATSADGDLPDTEPAAGHTSDTVLIAGDTSDSGLAAGATSDTDSAAGAASGTGPGDGPLPVDPVCLIYTSGTTAMPKAVVSTHQQMLFAVHAIAERLEYRADDVVYCPLPLSFDYGLYQVFLGALAGSHVWLGSATESGPALLANLVRSQATVLPAVPPVSAALVRLLRRRRDAARPPLRLLTNTGAALPADIPHALREELPGLSVRLMFGLTECKRLTISEPDEDAIRPGSCGRPLTGTEVFVVDEEGRRLPAGEVGEITVRGANVMAGYWRRPELTATRFPRRDGLFPELRTGDYGWTDEDGRLYFAGRRDDIYKQDGFRVSAIEVEAAARRLPDVDTAAVLPPDATRPEAVLVVTGTADPATVLPRLREHLEDYKVPRTCHAVDALPVNANGKTAKAVLAGRLAEAGRD; the protein is encoded by the coding sequence GTGAACACCCGCTCCCACGCCACCGTGCTGCACGAGCTGCTCGATCTGCCCGGTGCCGGCGCCGACGCCCCGGCGGTCACCTGCGGCGAGGTGACGCTCACCCGCGCCGAGCTGGTCCGGGCCGCCCACCGCTGCGCGGCGGCGCTGCGCGCCCGGGGACTGCGGCGCGGCGACCGGCTGGTGGTGACCAGCGACAGCGGTCCCGTCCTGGTGCCGCTGCTGTTCGGGGCGTCCCGGCTCGGTGTCGTCTTCTCCGTTCTGCACGAGCAGGTCCGCGGTGACGTCCTGCGCCACGTGCTCGCCGACTGTGAGCCCGCCCTCGCGGTCGCCGCGTCGCCCGCCACCCGGGCAGCCGTGCGCGAGGCGGGCGTCGCCGCGGTGGCTCCCGAGGACGTCGACGACCTGTCACGGGCCGCCGCCACGGACCCGGCCACCTCCGCCGACGGTGACCTCCCGGACACCGAACCCGCCGCCGGCCACACCTCGGACACCGTCCTCATCGCCGGCGACACCTCGGACAGCGGACTCGCCGCCGGGGCCACCTCGGACACTGACTCCGCTGCCGGCGCCGCCTCCGGCACCGGCCCCGGCGACGGCCCGCTGCCCGTCGACCCGGTGTGCCTCATCTACACCTCGGGCACCACGGCGATGCCCAAGGCCGTGGTCTCCACCCACCAGCAGATGCTGTTCGCGGTGCACGCCATCGCCGAGCGGCTCGAGTACCGCGCCGACGACGTCGTCTACTGCCCGCTGCCGCTGTCCTTCGACTACGGCCTCTACCAGGTGTTCCTCGGCGCGCTCGCGGGCAGTCACGTATGGCTCGGGTCGGCCACCGAGTCCGGCCCCGCGCTCCTGGCCAACCTGGTGCGCAGCCAGGCGACCGTCCTGCCGGCGGTACCGCCGGTCTCCGCCGCGCTGGTGCGTCTGCTGCGCCGCCGACGCGACGCGGCACGGCCGCCGCTGCGGCTGCTGACCAACACCGGTGCCGCGCTGCCCGCCGACATCCCGCACGCCCTGCGCGAGGAACTGCCCGGACTGAGCGTCCGGTTGATGTTCGGCCTCACCGAGTGCAAGCGGCTCACCATCTCCGAACCGGACGAGGACGCGATCCGCCCCGGCAGCTGCGGGCGGCCGCTGACCGGCACCGAGGTGTTCGTGGTGGACGAGGAGGGGCGGCGGCTCCCGGCCGGCGAGGTCGGCGAGATCACCGTGCGCGGGGCGAACGTGATGGCCGGCTACTGGCGCCGCCCGGAACTCACCGCCACCCGCTTCCCCCGGCGCGACGGACTCTTCCCCGAACTGCGCACCGGCGACTACGGCTGGACCGACGAGGACGGGCGGCTGTACTTCGCCGGCCGGCGCGACGACATCTACAAGCAGGACGGCTTCCGGGTGAGCGCCATCGAGGTCGAGGCCGCCGCCCGCCGGCTGCCGGACGTGGACACCGCGGCCGTCCTGCCGCCCGACGCCACCCGCCCCGAGGCGGTCCTGGTCGTCACCGGCACGGCCGACCCCGCCACCGTCCTGCCCCGACTGCGGGAGCACCTGGAGGACTACAAGGTGCCCCGCACCTGCCACGCGGTCGACGCGCTGCCCGTCAACGCCAACGGCAAGACCGCGAAGGCCGTCCTGGCCGGGCGGCTCGCGGAGGCCGGCCGTGACTGA
- a CDS encoding enoyl-CoA hydratase-related protein — MSDAPFHSTVEDGLALLTVAGSGTGNALGGSFWEQLHAFMEGARRRDDIRAIALTGAGGTFSVGMDLRWYVVRLRRAQRSGNAAFMDEDVRLLQRAVSAVADCPKPVVALIEGECTGAALELAAACDIRYATRSARFALPEAELGIVADLGGLQRLPLLINQGHLRELAFTGRTVDAARALRIGLVNDLYPDATALRRAARELTDDLRRHPAHVMEGIKRTLDLVHQDGTRRGLDHCAHWNGVHTGPDGLSEAMAARLRRPAAPGADTHLRSTAAP, encoded by the coding sequence ATGAGCGACGCGCCCTTCCACAGCACGGTCGAGGACGGCCTCGCCCTCCTCACCGTGGCCGGCAGCGGCACCGGGAACGCGCTCGGCGGCTCCTTCTGGGAGCAACTGCACGCCTTCATGGAAGGCGCCCGCCGACGCGACGACATCCGCGCCATCGCCCTCACCGGCGCAGGTGGCACGTTCTCCGTGGGCATGGACCTGCGGTGGTACGTCGTACGACTGCGCAGGGCCCAGCGCTCGGGGAACGCCGCCTTCATGGACGAGGACGTGCGTCTCCTCCAGCGAGCGGTGAGCGCCGTCGCCGACTGCCCCAAACCCGTCGTCGCGCTCATCGAGGGCGAGTGCACCGGGGCCGCCCTCGAACTGGCCGCCGCCTGTGACATCCGCTACGCCACCCGCAGCGCCCGGTTCGCCCTGCCGGAGGCCGAACTGGGCATCGTCGCCGACCTCGGCGGACTGCAACGGCTGCCGCTGCTGATCAACCAGGGACACCTGCGGGAGCTGGCGTTCACCGGCCGTACCGTCGACGCGGCCCGGGCACTGCGCATCGGCCTGGTCAACGACCTGTACCCGGACGCGACGGCACTGCGCCGGGCAGCGCGGGAACTGACCGACGACCTGCGCCGGCATCCCGCGCACGTCATGGAGGGCATCAAGCGCACCCTCGACCTCGTCCACCAGGACGGTACGCGACGCGGTCTCGACCACTGCGCGCACTGGAACGGCGTCCATACCGGACCCGACGGCCTGAGCGAGGCCATGGCCGCCCGGCTGCGGCGCCCGGCCGCCCCCGGCGCAGACACCCACCTCCGGAGCACGGCCGCCCCCTGA
- a CDS encoding acyl carrier protein produces the protein MDQAFVDTLRPHLRYLTPEQELRPEDRLRDLGLNSMQAIDLVFDLEDNCGVTLPDDQLTDANFETAGSLWAAVESARSASLQDAR, from the coding sequence ATGGACCAGGCTTTCGTCGACACGCTCCGTCCCCACCTGCGCTACCTGACTCCCGAGCAGGAGCTGCGCCCCGAGGACCGGCTGCGCGACCTGGGGCTTAACTCCATGCAGGCCATCGATCTCGTCTTCGACCTGGAGGACAACTGCGGGGTGACGCTCCCCGACGACCAGCTCACCGACGCCAACTTCGAGACCGCCGGCAGTCTGTGGGCCGCCGTGGAGAGCGCCCGCTCCGCCTCCCTGCAGGACGCCCGGTGA
- a CDS encoding STAS domain-containing protein, giving the protein MNDLTVTAHQHADRTVITVAGEMDLASCHALEEVTLTIPLDGKTLHVEMSGVSFMDSTGLNLLLKLRRRLMAEGGRLLVTGLRQQPAGVLRVTEADTLLTPDAAHA; this is encoded by the coding sequence ATGAACGACCTCACCGTCACCGCGCACCAGCACGCCGACCGCACCGTCATCACCGTGGCCGGGGAGATGGATCTCGCCTCGTGCCACGCTCTCGAAGAGGTGACCCTGACCATCCCCCTCGACGGCAAGACCTTGCACGTGGAGATGTCCGGGGTGTCCTTCATGGACTCCACCGGCCTGAACCTGCTGCTCAAGCTGCGCCGCCGCCTCATGGCAGAAGGCGGCCGGCTCCTCGTCACCGGCCTTCGGCAACAGCCCGCCGGCGTGCTGCGTGTGACCGAGGCCGACACCCTGCTCACCCCCGACGCCGCCCACGCCTGA
- a CDS encoding ATP-binding protein, with the protein MEQAAGDEGRKTQDVLSVSVAYDGDPSCIGAARHLAIGFLTEVQAVHGLPVSERAMGMTQLVVSELVTNAVKYAPGPLMLDLQIIQGAVRVSVWDSDPVLPDIAATDPQRIGRHGLEITLAVSQAYEVRREPVGKRVTVLIALADDPGADIAGRTTP; encoded by the coding sequence ATGGAGCAGGCCGCGGGGGACGAAGGACGGAAAACACAGGACGTGCTGTCGGTGTCGGTTGCCTATGACGGCGACCCTTCGTGCATCGGGGCCGCCCGGCATCTGGCCATCGGCTTCCTCACCGAGGTCCAGGCCGTGCACGGTCTGCCGGTGTCCGAGCGGGCGATGGGCATGACCCAGCTGGTGGTCAGCGAGCTGGTCACCAACGCGGTGAAGTACGCGCCCGGCCCCCTCATGCTGGACCTGCAGATCATCCAGGGCGCGGTACGGGTGTCCGTGTGGGACAGCGACCCGGTGCTGCCGGATATTGCCGCCACCGACCCGCAGCGCATCGGCCGTCACGGACTGGAGATCACCCTCGCGGTCAGCCAGGCGTACGAGGTACGCCGGGAACCGGTCGGCAAACGTGTCACCGTTCTGATCGCGCTGGCCGACGACCCCGGCGCAGACATCGCCGGCCGCACCACGCCCTGA